The following proteins are encoded in a genomic region of Lutra lutra chromosome 16, mLutLut1.2, whole genome shotgun sequence:
- the SOX9 gene encoding transcription factor SOX-9 — MNLLDPFMKMTDEQEKGLSGAPSPTMSEDSAGSPCPSGSGSDTENTRPQENTFPKGEPDLKKESEEDKFPVCIREAVSQVLKGYDWTLVPMPVRVNGSSKNKPHVKRPMNAFMVWAQAARRKLADQYPHLHNAELSKTLGKLWRLLNESEKRPFVEEAERLRVQHKKDHPDYKYQPRRRKSVKNGQAEAEEATEQTHISPNAIFKALQADSPHSSSGMSEVHSPGEHSGQSQGPPTPPTTPKTDVQPGKADLKREGRPLPEGGRQPPIDFRDVDIGELSSDVISNIETFDVNEFDQYLPPNGHPGVPATHGQVTYTGSYGISSTAATPAGAGHVWMSKQQAPPPPPPPPQQPPQAPQAPPAPPQPAPPPPQPAPQPPQPAHTLTPLSSEPGQSQRTHIKTEQLSPSHYSEQQQHSPQQIAYSPFNLPHYSPSYPPITRSQYDYTDHQNSGSYYSHAAGQGSGLYSTFTYMNPAQRPMYTPIADTSGVPSIPQTHSPQHWEQPVYTQLTRP; from the exons ATGAATCTCCTGGACCCCTTCATGAAGATGACCGACGAGCAGGAGAAGGGCCTGTCCggcgcccccagccccaccatgTCCGAGGACTCGGCGGGCTCGCCCTGCCCTTCGGGCTCCGGCTCGGACACCGAGAACACGCGGCCCCAGGAGAACACGTTCCCTAAGGGCGAGCCGGACCTGAAGAAGGAGAGCGAGGAGGACAAGTTCCCCGTGTGCATCCGCGAGGCGGTCAGCCAGGTGCTCAAGGGCTACGACTGGACGCTGGTGCCCATGCCGGTGCGCGTCAACGGCTCGAGCAAGAACAAGCCGCACGTCAAGCGGCCCATGAACGCCTTCATGGTGTGGGCGCAGGCGGCGCGCAGGAAGCTCGCCGACCAGTACCCGCACCTGCACAACGCGGAGCTCAGCAAGACGCTGGGCAAGCTCTGGAG actGCTGAACGAGAGCGAGAAGCGGCCCTTCGTGGAGGAGGCGGAGCGGCTGCGCGTGCAGCACAAGAAGGACCACCCGGATTACAAGTACCAGCCGCGGCGTAGGAAGTCGGTGAAGAACGGCCAGGCGGAGGCCGAGGAGGCCACGGAGCAGACGCACATCTCCCCCAACGCCATCTTCAAGGCGCTGCAGGCAGACTCGCCCCACTCCTCCTCCGGCATGAGCGAGGTGCACTCCCCCGGGGAGCACTCCG GGCAATCCCAGGGCCCGCCGACGCCGCCCACCACTCCCAAAACCGACGTGCAGCCGGGCAAGGCTGACCTGAAGCGCGAGGGGCGCCCCCTGCCAGAGGGGGGCCGACAGCCCCCCATCGACTTCCGCGACGTGGACATTGGAGAGCTGAGCAGCGACGTCATCTCCAACATCGAGACCTTCGACGTCAACGAGTTCGACCAGTACCTGCCGCCCAATGGCCACCCGGGGGTGCCGGCCACTCACGGCCAGGTCACCTACACGGGCAGCTACGGCATCAGCAGCACGGCGGCGACCCCGGCGGGCGCGGGCCACGTGTGGATGTCCAAGCAAcaggcgccgccgccgccgccgcccccgccgcagCAGCCCCCGCAGGCCCCGCAGGCCCCGCCGGCTCCCCCGCAGccggcgcccccgcccccgcagccGGCGCCCCAGCCGCCGCAGCCGGCGCACACGCTgaccccgctgagcagcgagccggGCCAGTCGCAGCGAACGCACATCAAGACGGAGCAGCTGAGTCCCAGCCACTACAGCGAGCAGCAGCAGCACTCGCCGCAGCAGATCGCCTACAGCCCCTTCAACCTCCCGCACTACAGCCCCTCGTACCCGCCCATCACCCGCTCGCAGTACGACTACACAGACCACCAGAACTCCGGCTCCTACTACAGCCACGCGGCGGGCCAGGGCTCCGGCCTCTACTCGACCTTCACCTACATGAACCCCGCGCAGCGGCCCATGTACACCCCCATCGCCGACACCTCCGGGGTCCCCTCCATCCCGCAGACCCACAGCCCCCAGCACTGGGAACAGCCGGTCTACACACAGCTCACCAGACCTTGA